Genomic window (Acidobacteriota bacterium):
TGCAAGCTGATCTCGGCCGATTATTCGCAACTCGAACTGCGGATCCTCGCGCATATCACGCACGACCCGGTGATGCTCGAAGCGTTTGAGAAGGGCGAGGACATTCACAGCAAGACGGCGCAACTCGTTTTCGGTGCGACGACGCCCGAGGATCTCAAAGAAAAACGCCGTTTGGCGAAGATCGTCAATTTCGGGATCGCCTACGCCGTCGAGGCGTTCGGCCTGTCGCAGCGCGTGGGCATCTCGCGGTCCGAGGCGAAAGAGGTTATCCAGAATTATTACAACACTTACAAGGGCATCAAGCGGTTTATGGACGAAACGCCGCAGATCGCGCGAGAAAAGGGTTTCGTGACGTCCGTCTTCGGCCGCCGCCGTTATTTCCCGTCGATCAACGACCGCAATTTCAACGTCCGCTCGCGCGCCGAACGCGAGTCGATCAATATGCCGATTCAGGGCTCGGCGTCGGACATCGTCAAGATCGCAATGCTCAAGGTCGACGCCGCGCTCAAACGCGAAAAGCTCGCAACCAAACTGATAATGCAGATCCACGACGAGCTTTTGTTCGAAGCCCCCGAATCGGAAGTCGAACGCGTCTGCACGATCGTCAAACAAGAAATGGAATCGGCGGTTGCGTTGGACATTCCGCTCATCGCCGAAGTTGGAGTGGGCGACAACTGGATGAATACCAAGTGATTTGGGATTGGGGATTTGCGATTGGGGGCATCGCCACGAATTTCACGAATTTCACTAATTCTTTTTCTTTTTTTCCAAGGTTGGCAGCTCCTGTTTGAGTGCTCGGCGTTTTGGAAAAAAGCATTTCGTGAAATTCGTGAAATTCGTGGCGATGCCCCCAATCGCAAATCGAAAATCCCAAATCAGTTCCCTGTTTTCTGCCATTCGGCGCGGAGCATAAAACTTCCTTCGGTGACGATACGGTCGCCGACCTGCAGGCCTTCGAGAACCGTCATTCTCCCGTTCGTTTCCGGCCCGAGACGAACGGCGCGGAGTTCGAATTTCGACTTGTCGTCGGTCGCGACGAAAACGATCTGGCGGCCGCCGATGTTCTGGACCGCCGACGCCGGCACGACCGGCATCGTACGTTCGGCGTCGCCGAGTGCGCCGAACGCGACGCGGACGTACATCCCGAGTTTCAAGATGCGCTCGGGATTGGCGAGTTCGACGCGGACTTGCGCGGTGCGCGTCGCGTCGTCGAGTTTCGGGTCGATATAGGCGACGCGGCCGCGGAAGAGCTTGTCGGGAAACGCCTCGACCGTGACGCTCGCGCCGCTTCCGACGGCGAGGCGCGGCAGCTGTTTCTCAAAAACCTGCGCGACGACCCAAACCTCGGAAAGATCGGTGACGCGGGCCAGTTCCTTGTTCGCTTCGACAACCTCGCCCGGATTCGCGGTTCGGCTCGTGACCGTTCCCGAGATCGGCGCCGTCACCGCAATTTCGGAGGTGATCTGCGAGATCGAACGCAACGCGTCGACGCGCGCCGGCGACATTCCGTAAAGCAGAAGCCTTTCGCGCACAGAGGCGCGTTCCGATTCGGCGTTGCGCAGGACGTTCGACGCCTCTTCGATCTCCGAACGAGTTTCCTGGCTTATCCCGAGCAGGCTTTCGGCGCGTTTCGCGCGATTTTGCGCTTCAACGGCCTCGGCTTCGGCGGTTTTCAGTTTCGTCGTATCCTGTTCGAGTTCCTCGCGCGAGGCCGCCCCGATCCTGACGAGCTTCGTCGTTCGTTCGAAACGTTTTCGCATTTCGTCAAGCGCGGCCTCGGCGGATTTCAGAGACTTCGAAGCGGCGTCATACTCGGTCCGGCCGGGCTGATTTATCGTCGCCAATTTGCGGCGGCGCTCCAGATTCTGCCGCGCGTTCGAGACCTCGTTCGAGAGCGCGAGGTAGCGAGTTTGCGCTTCCGAAAACTCGCTGCTGAAAACGACGGCGATCGTTTGCCCCTTCGAAACGTTGTCGCCGAGCTCGGCGCCGATACGCCGGACGACGCCGCCGACGAGCGCGATCGCCGGAGTCTCACGATACGAATTCGACTGAACCGTTCCGGCCGCCGCCGCGAGTTCGCTTTCCTTCGCAAGCTCTTCGCCGACCGTTTCTATCTTGATTCCCGAACGCTCCAGCTGATCCGCCGGAACCGTCACCGTCTGCCCGGTCGCGAAACTCTCCTTCGTTTC
Coding sequences:
- a CDS encoding efflux RND transporter periplasmic adaptor subunit yields the protein MSETEIIENETRNRRPIVIAGLVALVLIVAGGIAAWRFVAGGRAGQPVPAPRTISFDDAGETKESFATGQTVTVPADQLERSGIKIETVGEELAKESELAAAAGTVQSNSYRETPAIALVGGVVRRIGAELGDNVSKGQTIAVVFSSEFSEAQTRYLALSNEVSNARQNLERRRKLATINQPGRTEYDAASKSLKSAEAALDEMRKRFERTTKLVRIGAASREELEQDTTKLKTAEAEAVEAQNRAKRAESLLGISQETRSEIEEASNVLRNAESERASVRERLLLYGMSPARVDALRSISQITSEIAVTAPISGTVTSRTANPGEVVEANKELARVTDLSEVWVVAQVFEKQLPRLAVGSGASVTVEAFPDKLFRGRVAYIDPKLDDATRTAQVRVELANPERILKLGMYVRVAFGALGDAERTMPVVPASAVQNIGGRQIVFVATDDKSKFELRAVRLGPETNGRMTVLEGLQVGDRIVTEGSFMLRAEWQKTGN